Proteins from one Thaumasiovibrio subtropicus genomic window:
- a CDS encoding GH36-type glycosyl hydrolase domain-containing protein, whose translation MKYGYFDNDNREYVITRPDVPAPWTNYLGTEEFCTVISHNAGGYSFFRSPEYNRVTKFRPNATFDRPGHYVYLRDDVSGDYWSISWQPVAKSLEEANYEVRHGLSYSKFKCEYNGITAQKTLFVPKGEDCQVWDITIKNDSDQPRTISAFSFVEFSFSHIQSDNQNHQMSLYSAGTSYNEGVIEYDLYYNTNDKDGYYFMASSFDPDSYDGQRDSFIGLYRDEANPIALENGKCSNHVQTCYNHCGSLHKQFVIQPGEEVRFTFVLGIGKGEGQRLRAKYQDLANVDAAFAGIKDHWGSRCDKFQVKSPNEGLDTMINAWTLYQAETCVVWSRFASFIEVGGRTGLGYRDTAQDAISVPHSNPQMTRKRLVDLLRGQVKEGYGLHLFDPDWFDPEKADVEPSKSPTVVPTPSDDDKIHGIEDTCSDDHLWLVPTICKFVQETGELGFIDEVIPYANGGDATVYEHMKAALDFSAEYVGQTGICKGLRADWNDCLNLGGGESSMVSFLHFWALQEFVELAKHRGDDEAVQKYTEMAANVREACEEHLWDDEGGWYIRGLTKNGEKIGTAQQEEGRVHLESNTLAVLSGAVSQERGEKAMDAVDENLFSEYGLHLNAPSFATPNDDIGFVTRVYQGVKENGAIFSHPNPWAWVAETKLGRGDRAMKFYDALNPYNQNEIIEKRIAEPYSYVQFIMGRDHENHGRANHPWLTGTSGWAYFAVTNYILGVQTGFDSLTVDPCIPTAWPGFEVRREWRDAVFNIKVENPNNVSKGVVSITLNGEAVEGAIPAQPAGSVNEVVVVMG comes from the coding sequence ATGAAATACGGCTATTTTGATAACGACAATCGCGAATATGTTATCACTCGCCCTGACGTGCCGGCGCCATGGACGAACTACCTAGGTACTGAAGAATTCTGTACAGTTATCTCTCATAACGCAGGTGGTTACTCTTTCTTCCGCTCTCCAGAGTACAACCGCGTCACTAAGTTCCGCCCGAATGCGACATTTGATCGCCCAGGACACTATGTGTACCTGCGTGATGACGTGTCGGGTGATTACTGGTCTATCTCTTGGCAGCCTGTTGCAAAAAGCCTAGAGGAAGCAAACTACGAAGTACGCCACGGCTTGTCTTACTCTAAGTTCAAGTGTGAATACAACGGCATCACTGCACAAAAAACCTTGTTCGTACCAAAAGGCGAAGATTGCCAAGTTTGGGACATCACCATTAAGAATGACAGTGATCAGCCGCGTACCATCAGTGCGTTCTCTTTCGTCGAATTCTCATTCAGCCACATCCAGTCTGACAACCAAAACCATCAGATGAGTCTTTACTCTGCGGGTACCTCATACAATGAGGGTGTGATTGAGTACGACTTGTACTACAACACCAACGATAAAGATGGCTACTACTTTATGGCATCAAGCTTCGACCCAGATAGCTACGATGGCCAACGTGACTCATTCATCGGTCTATACCGTGACGAAGCGAACCCAATCGCGCTAGAAAACGGTAAATGCTCTAACCACGTTCAAACCTGTTACAACCACTGTGGCTCACTGCACAAGCAGTTCGTTATTCAGCCGGGTGAAGAAGTACGCTTTACCTTTGTTCTCGGTATTGGTAAAGGCGAAGGTCAACGTCTACGTGCTAAATACCAAGATCTTGCTAACGTTGACGCAGCATTTGCTGGCATTAAAGATCACTGGGGCAGCCGTTGTGACAAGTTCCAAGTGAAATCGCCAAACGAAGGCCTAGACACCATGATCAACGCTTGGACACTGTACCAAGCAGAAACTTGTGTGGTTTGGTCTCGCTTTGCCTCATTCATCGAAGTCGGTGGCCGTACTGGTCTTGGATACCGTGATACCGCGCAAGACGCGATCTCTGTACCACACTCTAACCCACAAATGACACGTAAGCGCCTTGTTGACCTGCTACGTGGTCAAGTGAAAGAAGGTTACGGTCTGCACCTCTTCGATCCAGACTGGTTCGATCCAGAAAAAGCGGACGTTGAGCCATCAAAATCGCCAACAGTCGTACCAACACCAAGTGATGACGACAAGATCCACGGTATCGAAGATACCTGTTCTGACGACCACCTATGGCTGGTACCGACCATCTGTAAGTTTGTTCAAGAAACGGGGGAACTCGGTTTCATTGACGAAGTGATTCCATACGCAAACGGCGGCGACGCAACAGTTTACGAACACATGAAAGCGGCACTGGATTTCTCTGCCGAGTACGTCGGTCAAACCGGTATCTGTAAAGGTCTTCGTGCCGACTGGAACGACTGTCTAAACCTAGGTGGCGGTGAGTCTTCAATGGTCTCGTTCCTACACTTCTGGGCACTGCAAGAGTTTGTAGAGCTTGCGAAGCACCGTGGTGACGACGAAGCCGTACAGAAGTACACCGAGATGGCAGCCAACGTACGTGAAGCTTGTGAAGAGCACCTATGGGACGACGAAGGTGGCTGGTACATCCGTGGTCTTACTAAGAATGGTGAGAAAATTGGTACCGCTCAGCAAGAAGAAGGCCGTGTACACCTTGAGTCTAACACCCTAGCGGTATTGTCTGGTGCCGTCTCTCAAGAGCGCGGTGAGAAAGCGATGGATGCGGTAGATGAGAACCTGTTCTCTGAGTATGGCTTGCACCTTAATGCGCCTTCATTCGCGACACCAAATGATGACATCGGTTTCGTTACCCGTGTTTACCAAGGCGTGAAAGAGAACGGCGCGATCTTCTCTCACCCGAACCCTTGGGCTTGGGTTGCAGAAACCAAATTGGGCCGCGGTGACCGTGCAATGAAGTTCTACGATGCACTCAACCCATACAACCAAAACGAGATCATCGAGAAGCGTATTGCTGAACCTTACTCTTACGTACAGTTCATCATGGGTCGCGACCACGAAAACCACGGTCGTGCAAACCACCCATGGCTAACTGGTACCTCTGGTTGGGCTTACTTTGCAGTCACTAACTACATCTTGGGTGTGCAGACCGGTTTCGATAGCCTAACTGTTGACCCATGTATTCCAACTGCATGGCCTGGTTTCGAAGTTCGCCGTGAATGGCGTGATGCGGTCTTCAACATCAAAGTTGAAAACCCGAACAACGTTAGCAAAGGCGTTGTGTCTATCACCCTCAATGGTGAAGCAGTTGAAGGTGCGATTCCAGCGCAACCAGCGGGTAGCGTAAACGAAGTTGTTGTTGTGATGGGCTAA